The following proteins are co-located in the Schistocerca nitens isolate TAMUIC-IGC-003100 chromosome 2, iqSchNite1.1, whole genome shotgun sequence genome:
- the LOC126236065 gene encoding protein yellow-like encodes MRWLALLVPFLCVAAAQRPELNEFKEVFMWNQFDFKWPDESARLRALSDARFQPVNCALSGIRAWRDRLYVTVPRLLPGVPATLASLPAAAPPGVYSPPLDPFPSWDMQAVGNCTALQYVQSVEIDAAGRMWVPDSGRVNTQSGNADARCPPKLLVIDVESGRVQRTVQFEPGLLAPDSLLADVVVGDDDVAYVSDASPSDPGIVVVSARDSRAWKVRDRTMRADSTFVLVGQRRTELRHNVFALALSPRPRAGPRRLFYSPLSSYDLFSLPADALAAPGVAVSALVRNHGRMQSPVQAAAADWHGNLYLGYLQQDAVARWDSSQPLAQARLLTQDPGRLQWISSLAVDADRNLWVVSNRLQNFMAGTVNQQTPNYRVIRAFVDAKSYLYSDDAWTPQQGGAFTVPGAAATTRSSTSSFVTTTTVPPHADGGASASAVTVLLYSLLLLPMLVVLA; translated from the coding sequence ATGCGGTGGTTGGCGTTGTTGGTGCCGTTCCTCTGCGTCGCCGCGGCGCAGAGGCCCGAGCTGAACGAGTTCAAGGAGGTGTTCATGTGGAACCAGTTCGACTTCAAGTGGCCGGACGAGTCGGCGCGGCTGCGCGCGCTGTCGGACGCGCGCTTCCAGCCCGTCAACTGCGCGCTGTCGGGCATCCGCGCGTGGCGCGACCGGCTATACGTGACGGTGCCGCGGCTGCTGCCGGGCGTGCCGGCCACGCTCGCCTCGCTGCCGGCCGCCGCGCCGCCGGGTGTCTACTCGCCGCCGCTCGACCCCTTCCCGTCCTGGGACATGCAGGCCGTCGGCAACTGCACCGCGCTGCAGTACGTGCAGAGCGTCGAGATCGACGCCGCCGGCAGGATGTGGGTGCCCGACTCGGGCCGCGTCAACACGCAGTCGGGCAACGCGGACGCGCGCTGCCCGCCCAAGCTGCTCGTCATAGACGTGGAGAGCGGGCGCGTGCAGCGCACCGTCCAGTTCGAGCCCGGCCTGCTCGCCCCGGACTCGCTGCTCGCCGACGTCGTGGTCGGCGACGACGACGTGGCGTACGTGAGCGACGCGAGCCCGAGCGACCCGGGCATCGTGGTGGTGAGCGCGCGCGACAGCCGCGCCTGGAAGGTGCGCGACCGCACCATGCGCGCCGACAGCACCTTCGTGCTGGTGGGCCAGCGCCGCACCGAGCTGCGCCACAACGTGTTCGCGCTGGCGCTGTCGCCGCGGCCGCGCGCCGGCCCCCGCCGCCTCTTCTACTCGCCGCTCAGCAGCTACGACCTGTTCTCGCTGCCCGCGGACGCGCTGGCCGCGCCCGGCGTCGCCGTCTCGGCGCTCGTCAGGAACCACGGCCGCATGCAGTCGCCGGTGCAGGCGGCGGCGGCCGACTGGCACGGAAACCTCTACCTGGGCTACCTGCAGCAGGACGCCGTCGCGCGCTGGGACAGTTCGCAGCCGCTGGCGCAGGCCCGCCTGCTCACGCAGGACCCGGGGCGCCTGCAGTGGATCTCGTCGCTGGCCGTAGACGCCGACCGCAACCTCTGGGTCGTCAGCAACCGGCTGCAGAACTTCATGGCCGGCACCGTCAACCAGCAGACGCCCAACTACCGCGTCATCCGCGCCTTCGTCGACGCAAAGTCGTACCTGTACAGCGATGACGCGTGGACGCCGCAGCAGGGCGGCGCCTTCACCGTGCCCGGAGCAGCCGCCACCACccgcagcagcaccagcagcttcGTCACCACCACTACAGTACCGCCGCACGCAGATGGTGGGGCTTCCGCTTCGGCCGTCACGGTGCTACTCTACTCGTTACTGCTGTTACCGATGCTAGTCGTTCTAGCCTGA